In the Telopea speciosissima isolate NSW1024214 ecotype Mountain lineage chromosome 2, Tspe_v1, whole genome shotgun sequence genome, one interval contains:
- the LOC122649631 gene encoding uncharacterized protein LOC122649631: MKDRGKAVEVSSGNWFSEYSSSSDLPCRKHPSSSAVGICAYCLKDRLVKLVCSDCGEQRLSSCSCSDISSYPNSCTVEVGSVGRISFLIENEKADLFRTNSKPICDEKKSEAVVLLKRSSSNSIDVKKSGLWMFRKFFRKKKEKSLEISEKNSAVSEDKGQMWIFDYMGMSRSRSVSGFRTSLDEPAGIDGLPVSGNGDMVSEFSEKNLSACGLKSFKLSGLSEPSQGAGNSFRAINSRSSCPVEAEADFSDLEESGFIDLKIGSSPELKTELSGIKMDGFSESDHGFSSLRVGGISKHGCQSFRYSSGAELWSNGGSCRITVNEKEIKKRNKSLKVWRWVFRHH; the protein is encoded by the exons ATGAAAGACAGAGGCAAAGCTGTTGAAGTCTCTAGCGGTAACTGGTTCTCAGAGTACTCTTCTTCGTCAGATCTTCCCTGCAGAAAACACCCTTCTTCCTCAGCAGTTGGAATTTGCGCTTACTGCCTCAAGGATCGATTGGTAAAGCTTGTATGCTCTGATTGTGGAGAGCAACGCCTTTCCTCTTGCTCCTGCTCTGACATATCTTCCTACCCCAATTCTTGCACCGTTGAGGTTGGTAGTGTTGGCCGGATTTCATTCCTTATTGAAAACGAGAAGGCTGATTTGTTTCGTACCAATTCGAAGCCAATCTGTGATGAGAAGAAGTCTGAAGCTGTTGTGCTCCTCAAGAGGAGCAGCAGTAACTCTATTGATGTCAAAAAGAGTGGCCTTTGGATGTTTAGGAAGTTTttcaggaagaaaaaagaaaagagtctGGAGATTTCAGAGAAAAACAGTGCTGTATCTGAAGATAAAGGTCAGATGTGGATTTTTGATTATATGGGTATGTCTAGGTCCAGGTCTGTTAGTGGTTTCAGGACTAGTCTTGATGAGCCAGCAGGCATCGATGGCCTTCCTGTCTCAGGCAATGGAGATATGGTTTCAGAGTTTAGTGAGAAAAATCTCTCAGCATGTGGCCTTAAAAGTTTCAAATTAAGTGGTTTATCAGAGCCATCACAGGGGGCTGGT AATAGTTTTAGAGCTATAAATAGTAGAAGTTCATGCCCAGTAGAAGCTGAAGCTGATTTCAGTGACTTGGAGGAATCGGGCTTTATTGACTTGAAGATTGGTTCGTCGCCGGAATTAAAAACAGAGCTCTCTGGTATAAAGATGGATGGTTTCTCTGAATCAGACCATGGTTTTAGCAGTCTAAGAGTTGGTGGTATCTCGAAACATGGGTGTCAATCTTTTCGTTATTCGAGTGGAGCTGAACTGTGGAGTAATGGAGGCTCGTGCAGGATCACAGTTAACGAGAAGGAGataaagaagaggaacaaaAGCCTGAAAGTATGGAGATGGGTATTCAGGCATCATTAA